CAAGAACGTTCTGGACGCCGTACGCGTAGAGCTGGTGGGGCACATCGACGAGGTCCTCAAGATCGCCCTGGTCCCGCCCGCGACCCCGCCGCAGGAGGGGGCGGAGCCGCCCGCGGAGAGCCTGGGGCCGGTGCAGGACGGTATGACACACTAGGGGCCCGCTTCGCGGTCCCCCCGACAAGAGCGTCGGCAAACAAGAGATTGAAATTACCGACCGTGACCTTTTTCGGGAGCGCGGCCTCCCCCGAACAGTTCCCGCGCGACGGCCTGCCCGAGGTGGCCTTCCTGGGCCGGTCCAACGTGGGCAAGAGCAGCCTGCTCAACGCGTTGGCGGGGGTGAAGGGCCTGGCCCGGGTGTCCTCCTCGCCGGGCCGCACGAGGCTCGTGAACTTCTTCCGCCTGGGGAACGATCTCTACCTGGCCGACCTCCCGGGCTACGGTTACGCGCGGGTGGGAGAGGCGATGCGTCGGGGCTGGGAGGGGCTGGTCAACTCCTACCTGGGGGGGCGGGACGCTCTCGCCCTATGCGTGTTCCTGGTGGACGCCCGGCATGACCCCACCGAGAGCGACGAGACGCTGGCGGCCTACTTGGATCATCACCGCCTCCCGTACGTTCTGGCTGCCACCAAGGCCGACCATCTGGGCCGAGGGGAAGTCCTAAGGCGGCGGGCGGCGTTGGAGCGGGGGCTGGGACGCAAGGCCCGCGCGGTCCTGGCGGTGAGCGCCACCACCGGGAGCGGCGTGAACGAGCTTTGGCGGACAATCCGTGCCTCGGTCGCGAGCCGGGGAGAGAGTTGAGGCCAATGGAAGCAGAACAGGAAGACACCCAGACCAAGCAGGAAGACCCCCAGACCAAGCACGAGGACGCCCAGACCAAGCAGAAGGCCCTGGACCTCTCCGACCTCAAGGAGATGAACATCCAGGCCCTGAATGCCATGGCCCGCGAGCTCAATGTCGAGGGGGCGGCGGGGATGAAGAAGCACGACCTGATCTTCAAGATCCTCCAGACCCAGACCGAGAAGAGCGGCCTGCTCTTCGCGGAGGGGGTGCTGGAGTGCCTGCCCGACGGCTACGGCTTCCTGCGCGCCCCGGAGTCCAACTACCTTCCGGGACCGGACGACATCTACGTCTCCCCCTCCCAGATCCGCAAGTTCGACTTGCGCACGGGCGACACCGTGAGCGGGCAGGTGCGGCCGCCCAAGGAGGGGGAGCGGTACTTCGCCCTCATCAAGGTCGAGGCAATCAACTTCGAGCCCCCGGAAGCGGCCAAAGACAAGGTTCTCTTCGACAACCTGACCCCTCTTTATCCCAGCGAGCGGCTGCGCCTCGAGACCACGCAGGACAACCTGATGGCCCGGGTTCTGGACATGATGACGCCCATCGGGAAGGGCCAGCGCGGGCTCATCGTGGCCGCCCCCCGCACCGGCAAGACCATGATCCTGCAGAACCTGGCCAATTCCATCGCCGTGAACCATCCGGAGGTGGCGCTCATCGTTCTCCTCATCGACGAGCGGCCGGAAGAGGTCACGGACATGCAGCGCTCGGTCAAGGGCGAGGTCATCAGCTCCACCTTTGACGAGCCCGGCACCCGCCACGTGCAAGTGGCGGAGATGGTGATCGAGAAGGCCAAACGCCTGGTCGAGCACAAGCGGGACGTGGTGATCCTGCTCGACTCCATCACCCGCCTGGCCCGGGCCTACAACGCGATCGTCCCCCCCTCGGGCAAGGTCCTCTCCGGGGGCGTCGACAGCAACGCCCTCCAGCGTCCCAAGCGCTTCTTCGGGGCCGCCCGCAACATCGAGGACGGAGGGTCGCTCACCATCATCGCCACCGCCCTCGTGGAGACGGGCTCCCGCATGGACGACGTGATCTTCGAGGAGTTCAAGGGCACAGGCAACATGGAGATCGTCCTGGACCGGAAGATGGTGGACAAGCGGGTCTTCCCCGCCGTCGACATCAACCGCAGCGGCACCCGCAAGGAGGAGCTGCTCCTCTCCAAGGAGGAGCTCAACCGGGTCTGGATCCTGCGCAAGGTCCTGAACCCCCTCTCCCCCGTGGAAGCCATGGAGCTGATGCTCGAGCGCCTGGCCAAGACGAAGTCGAACCGCGACTTCCTGGAGTCGATGAGTTCGGCCGGCTAGCCCCCCCTCAGGCGGCGGGGCTCATGGCCTGGGGCCGGTGCAGGAAGACCCTGCGGAACCAGCCCGAGAACGACTCCATGTAGATGTAGAAGACGGGCGTGATGTAGAGGGTCAGGAGCTGGGAGACGAGGAGGCCGCCCACCACGGCCAGGCCCAGCGCCCGCCGCGACTCCGCGCCCGCTCCCACCCCCAGCGCGATGGGCAGGGTGCCCATGAGGGCGGCCATGGTCGTCATCATGATGGGGCGGAACCGCACCAGGCACCCTTCGTAGATGGCGTCCGCGGGGGCCTTGCCCTCTTTCCGCTGCGCCTCCAGGGCGAAGTCGATCATCATGATCGCGTTCTTCTTCACGATCCCCACCAGCATGATCACACCCACGAAGGCGTAGATGTTCAGCTCCTGGCCGAAGAGGAGCAGGGTGAGGAGGGCGCCCAGCCCGGCGGAAGGGAGGCCGGAGAGGATGGTCAGGGGATGGATGAAGCTCTCGTAGAGGATCCCGAGCACGATGTAGACGGCGAGGATCGCCGCCGCGATCAGATAAGGCTGGGTCGCGAGCGAGGATTCGAACACCTTGGCCGAGCCCTCGAAATGCGAGGTCAGCCCCGCCGGCCCCGCGAGCGAGCGCTCCATCCCCTGGATCGCCGTCACCGCATCGCCCAGCGAGCGTCCCGGCGACAAGTTGAAGGACAGCGTCACCGAGGGGAACTGGTCCTGGTGATTGATGGTGAGCGGCGCCACCGAGCTCTCGAAGCGCGTCAAGGCCGATAGCGGCACCATCTGGCCGGAGGTCGCGCGCACATAGAGACGATCGAGCGCCGCCGAATCCTCCTGGTAGCGAGGCTCGACCTCCAGGATCACGTGGTGCTCGTCGAGCTGGGTGAAGATGGTCGCGACCTGGCGCTGGCCGAAGGCGTCATAGAGCGTGTCGTCGACTGATTGCGGCGTGATGCCGAGGCGGCCGAGCACGTCGCGATCGATCTTGAGCATCATGCGGGGCGCCGAGGCCTGCAGATCGCCGGTCACGTCCTGCAATTCCGGCAGAGTCGAGAGCCGCGCGAGCACGATCGGCGCCCATTTGAAGAGCTCGGCGACGTCGGGATCCTGCAGCGTGTACTGGTATTGCGTCTTGCTCACCTTGGCGCCAATCTGCACGTCCTGGCGCGCCTGGCCGAAGAGCGCGATGCCGGGAACGGCGGCGGCTTTCTTGCGCAGCCGCGCCAGCACTTGGGTGGCGCTCGCCGTGCGGTCCTTGATCGGCTTCAGGTCGATCATGAGCCGGCCGCTGTTGACGGTCGGATTGGCGCCGACCCAATAGTAGGCGGTCTGCACGTCGGGATCGGCCATGACGATCTCGGCGAGCGCGCGCTGGCGCTCGACCATGGCGGCATAGGAGATGTCCTGCGCCGCCTCGGTGCTGCCGACGATGAGGCCGTTGTCCTGCTGCGGGAAGAAGCCTTTGGGAATGACGAGGTAGAGATAGACTGTCGTGGCGAGGGTTGCCGCCATGATGGCGAGGATGGTGCGCGGGTGGTCCAGCGACCAGCGCAGCCCCCGGGCATAAAAGCGGAGCGAGCGCTGGAACCAGGCCTCGAGCCAGGCCGAAAGGCGCCCCTCCGGGCGCTCGCCCACGGGATGGAGCAGCTGGGCGCACATCATCGGCGTGAGCGTCAGCGACACCACGCCCGACATCAGGATCGCCACGCTCGCGGTCACCGCGAACTCGCGGAAGAGCCGGCCCACCAGCCCGCCCATCAGCAGCAGCGGGATGAAGACCGCGACCAGCGAGAGGGTCATGGAGAGGATGGTGAAGCCGATCTCGCGCGAGCCGATGAGTGCCGCCTCGGTCGGCGTCTTCCCGGCTTCGACATGGCGGATCACGTTCTCGACCATGACGATGCCGTCGTCGATGATGAAACCGACGGCGATGGTGAGCGCCATCAGCGACACGTTGTCGACGGTGTAGCCCACGAGATACATGACGGCGCAGGTGCAGAGCAGCGAGATCGGGATGGTGGCGCTCGGGATCAGCGTCGCCGCGGCATGACGCAGGAACAGGAAAACCACCAGGACGACCAGCGCGATGCTGATCGCCATCGTGCCCTGCACCCCCGTCACCGACGCGCGGATCGTCTGGGTGCGGTCGCCCAGGACCTGCATCCTCACCGACGGCGGCATCGCCCGCTGCAGGCCCGGCAGCGCGTCCTTCACCAGCTGGACCGTCTCGTTGACGTTGAATCCCGGCTGCTTGTGCACATCGATGATGACGGCGCGCTGGTTGCCGAGCCAGGCCGCCTGCCGGACGTCCTCGACGCTGTCGACGGCCTTACCGATATCGCCGACATGCACGGGCGCGCCCTTGTTATAGGCGACGATCACCGAATTGAAGGAGGCGGCGTCGAACAGCTGATCGGTCGCGTCGAGCGTCAGCGATTGCTTGGGCCCGTCGAGCGTGCCCTTGGGCGCGTTGACGGTGGCGGTTCCCAGCGCCGCGCGGATGTCCTCGAGGCTGAGGCCCAGGGACGCGACCGCCAGCGGATCCACCTGGACCCGGACCGCGGGCTTTTGCTCGCCGTGGAAGTCGACGAGTCCGACGCCCCTGATGCGCGAGATCTGCAGCGCGGCATAATTCTCGACGTAATCGTCCACCTTGGAGATCGGCAGGTCCTTCGAGGTGACCGCGATCGACATCAAGAGCGCATCGGCCGGATTGATCTTCTCGTAGGTCGGCGGATCCGGCAGGTTCTTCGGCAGCTGGCCGCCGGCGGCGTTGATCGCGGTCTGCACGTCCTGCGCAGCACCGTCGACGCTGCGGCCGAGATCGAACTCCACGGTGATGGAGGTCTGACCGAGCGAGCTGGTCGAGTTCAGCGAGGTGACGCCGGAGATCAGCGCCAGCTGCCGCTCGAGCGGCGTCGCGACCGACGTCGCCATCGTCTCGGCGCTGGCGCCCGGCAGATGCGCCCTCACCTGGATGGTGGGAATATCGACCTGCGGCACGCCGGCGATCGGCAGCAGCGCATAGGCGGTCAGGCCGATGGCGCCGAGACCGATCATCAGCAGGGTCGTGGCGATCGGCCGCAGAATGAACGGGGCCGAGACGTTCATTGCGTCGCCTCCGGCGCCGCCGCGTTCTGCGGCGTGGCAAGCGAGGCGGCCGGCGGCGCCAGGACCTCGACGTGGCTGCCGGCCTCGATCCGGTATTGGCCGTCGGTGACGACCCGATCGCCGGCGGCGAGCCCGCTGTCGATGATGGCGATCGTCCTGTTCGAGAAGCCGAGTTTGATCGGCCGCTTCTCTGCCACCCCGTCGGCGCCCACGACGAAGGCATAGGCGCCCTCGGGGCCGCGCACGACGGCCGTCACGGGCACGGTGAGGGCGTGTCGCCTGACTTGCAGCAGGAGCCGGATATTGACGAACTGACCGGGCCACAGCCCCTCGTCGGCATTCTGGAAGGTGGCCTTGTAGGTGATGGTCGCCGTGGTCGCGTTGATCTGGTTGTCGATCACCGAGAGCTTGCCGGTCGCGAGCTCGTGCCCATCGGCGCCCTCGGCGATGACCTCGACGTCGCCTTGCCGCTGCCGGGCGCGCACCTCGGCGAGCGAGGCCGCGGGCAGCGCGAAGCTCACCCAGATCGGGCGAACCTGGTTGATGCTGACGATCCCGGTCGTGTCGTTTGCGTGCACGATATTGCCGGCATCGACCAGGCGCGCGCCGACGCGGCCGTCGATCGGCGAGCGGATGCTGCAGTAGCTGAGCTGCACCTGCGCCATATCGATCTGCGCCTGATCGGCGTCCACGGTGCCCTGAAGCTGCTGGGCAAGCGCCCCCTGGGTATCGAGCTGCTGGCGGGGGATCGAATCCTGGGCGACCAGGCCGCGGTAGCGCTTGAGATCGAGCTGCGCATTGTCGAGCATCGCCTGGTCCTTGACCTTCGTCGCCTTCGCTTGCGCGAGCGCCGCGGCGTAGGAGCGCGGATCGATCTCGGCGATGGTGTCTCCGGCGCGGACTTCCTGGCCCTCGGCGAAATCCATCTTGAGGATCTGCCCGTCGACCCGGCTCCTGATCAGCACGCTGTTGAAGGCCTGCACCGTGCCCAAGCCCGAGAGATAGACCGGCACATCCGTATATTCCGCAAGCTCGGCCATTACGGGGATACGGGGCGAGGATGGCGCCGCCTCCGTCGCGGCACCGGCGCTCCGTCCAGCCGGAAGCAGGCGAAACCCGAGCCAACCGGCCGCCGCCAGGCAGAGCAGCAGCGCCAAGATCGTGACTGACTTCTTCATGGTCTCCGGACTATGCGGGTTGATTGCAGCGCATAGTACCCCAGGTCGCGCCGCAAATGGATCGGACTTCGGCGCGCCGACTATCAGATGATAAATTGTGGTTTAGAAATGCCGCTGGGCGCCAATCGCGCGCGGATGGGAGGGCCTGTCCCGCGTCAAAAATTGGACACGGGGACGCGTCAGCTGAGACTCACCTGCCCGCTCGAGGCGTCGTAAGAAAACAGGTTCGCGTACCGCCCCCAGCCCGCCACATGATCGAAGATCCGGTCCGCATCGGATGCACAGGCTTGCGCTCCCAGATCGTCCAACAGCTGGCCGCGCGGCAGCGACCGATCCGGCTGCTCCGCCAGCCTGTCGACGATCTCCCGAACGATGGGGAGGTGGATGATCAGCTCCGCGAACAAACGCCGGCGCGAGGCGATCCCCGCGGATGCGATCCGC
The sequence above is a segment of the Vicinamibacteria bacterium genome. Coding sequences within it:
- the yihA gene encoding ribosome biogenesis GTP-binding protein YihA/YsxC; translated protein: MKLPTVTFFGSAASPEQFPRDGLPEVAFLGRSNVGKSSLLNALAGVKGLARVSSSPGRTRLVNFFRLGNDLYLADLPGYGYARVGEAMRRGWEGLVNSYLGGRDALALCVFLVDARHDPTESDETLAAYLDHHRLPYVLAATKADHLGRGEVLRRRAALERGLGRKARAVLAVSATTGSGVNELWRTIRASVASRGES
- the rho gene encoding transcription termination factor Rho gives rise to the protein MDLSDLKEMNIQALNAMARELNVEGAAGMKKHDLIFKILQTQTEKSGLLFAEGVLECLPDGYGFLRAPESNYLPGPDDIYVSPSQIRKFDLRTGDTVSGQVRPPKEGERYFALIKVEAINFEPPEAAKDKVLFDNLTPLYPSERLRLETTQDNLMARVLDMMTPIGKGQRGLIVAAPRTGKTMILQNLANSIAVNHPEVALIVLLIDERPEEVTDMQRSVKGEVISSTFDEPGTRHVQVAEMVIEKAKRLVEHKRDVVILLDSITRLARAYNAIVPPSGKVLSGGVDSNALQRPKRFFGAARNIEDGGSLTIIATALVETGSRMDDVIFEEFKGTGNMEIVLDRKMVDKRVFPAVDINRSGTRKEELLLSKEELNRVWILRKVLNPLSPVEAMELMLERLAKTKSNRDFLESMSSAG
- a CDS encoding efflux RND transporter permease subunit, with the protein product MNVSAPFILRPIATTLLMIGLGAIGLTAYALLPIAGVPQVDIPTIQVRAHLPGASAETMATSVATPLERQLALISGVTSLNSTSSLGQTSITVEFDLGRSVDGAAQDVQTAINAAGGQLPKNLPDPPTYEKINPADALLMSIAVTSKDLPISKVDDYVENYAALQISRIRGVGLVDFHGEQKPAVRVQVDPLAVASLGLSLEDIRAALGTATVNAPKGTLDGPKQSLTLDATDQLFDAASFNSVIVAYNKGAPVHVGDIGKAVDSVEDVRQAAWLGNQRAVIIDVHKQPGFNVNETVQLVKDALPGLQRAMPPSVRMQVLGDRTQTIRASVTGVQGTMAISIALVVLVVFLFLRHAAATLIPSATIPISLLCTCAVMYLVGYTVDNVSLMALTIAVGFIIDDGIVMVENVIRHVEAGKTPTEAALIGSREIGFTILSMTLSLVAVFIPLLLMGGLVGRLFREFAVTASVAILMSGVVSLTLTPMMCAQLLHPVGERPEGRLSAWLEAWFQRSLRFYARGLRWSLDHPRTILAIMAATLATTVYLYLVIPKGFFPQQDNGLIVGSTEAAQDISYAAMVERQRALAEIVMADPDVQTAYYWVGANPTVNSGRLMIDLKPIKDRTASATQVLARLRKKAAAVPGIALFGQARQDVQIGAKVSKTQYQYTLQDPDVAELFKWAPIVLARLSTLPELQDVTGDLQASAPRMMLKIDRDVLGRLGITPQSVDDTLYDAFGQRQVATIFTQLDEHHVILEVEPRYQEDSAALDRLYVRATSGQMVPLSALTRFESSVAPLTINHQDQFPSVTLSFNLSPGRSLGDAVTAIQGMERSLAGPAGLTSHFEGSAKVFESSLATQPYLIAAAILAVYIVLGILYESFIHPLTILSGLPSAGLGALLTLLLFGQELNIYAFVGVIMLVGIVKKNAIMMIDFALEAQRKEGKAPADAIYEGCLVRFRPIMMTTMAALMGTLPIALGVGAGAESRRALGLAVVGGLLVSQLLTLYITPVFYIYMESFSGWFRRVFLHRPQAMSPAA
- a CDS encoding efflux RND transporter periplasmic adaptor subunit, producing MKKSVTILALLLCLAAAGWLGFRLLPAGRSAGAATEAAPSSPRIPVMAELAEYTDVPVYLSGLGTVQAFNSVLIRSRVDGQILKMDFAEGQEVRAGDTIAEIDPRSYAAALAQAKATKVKDQAMLDNAQLDLKRYRGLVAQDSIPRQQLDTQGALAQQLQGTVDADQAQIDMAQVQLSYCSIRSPIDGRVGARLVDAGNIVHANDTTGIVSINQVRPIWVSFALPAASLAEVRARQRQGDVEVIAEGADGHELATGKLSVIDNQINATTATITYKATFQNADEGLWPGQFVNIRLLLQVRRHALTVPVTAVVRGPEGAYAFVVGADGVAEKRPIKLGFSNRTIAIIDSGLAAGDRVVTDGQYRIEAGSHVEVLAPPAASLATPQNAAAPEATQ
- a CDS encoding AAA-associated domain-containing protein; protein product: MSQSAGSAMQLSDLMPICKRLPSASVDQLIGATKILSRAGGRTSLRALARALGYDAEHVAGLVEFLSSLRLVEVRDRDIALTAAGKRIASAGIASRRRLFAELIIHLPIVREIVDRLAEQPDRSLPRGQLLDDLGAQACASDADRIFDHVAGWGRYANLFSYDASSGQVSLS